One region of Drosophila kikkawai strain 14028-0561.14 chromosome 2R, DkikHiC1v2, whole genome shotgun sequence genomic DNA includes:
- the LOC108078427 gene encoding uncharacterized protein isoform X1, with protein sequence MLVASTRNTWRWSQQLTWAINLLAYCSAASASSSATPTTLTTAALLTGHQLLPWQTAAATSTSPYTTPATARNLYAPYQSFSQQDDISFKDVRQRSDGTVFQSFGSYRTARQMNGGAQRRSDSSAAVEIIPAPSVELPQSELITVPKQLVPTLPENVTRQGRRRNYMYIPLQTGGDASGSSDALLQLRPSRNATLSALGPPADGVAAVAHEFAAELATQGSPEQQPLELELDPERNERTERSDLLASASSTDKLEYAEPQENTSRRVGFQFPSYSLKPASPFHPQAYREDNPIFGEAGSSGGYEPQPYSEDAGPPPTQYEQHETRHTRQLYFDTDTASSSSFEFPGLVSNSKPHGLKIYRDDVTKFGDINGPITALPQQRPQRGFYFGDTEFRTGPPSPIRQFGPQKNFQEYVAPGEYQGSRKSRYYPYKSSRSPRVVFPANDNVGTTGPSGPAGASGPSGNGVYFSDNIAFRDQNFGINELSAVQDVRNDYSLQDLDSASEATSSPQSASTFKEKVDITTDTECQHRGGTCEFFLGCWLSGGLIQGTCDGLLRGCCHRTAKSANLGSSDFVGNAVDLTDLPQKNFGPVNNEPSCGISLAKQTAQRRIVGGDDAGFGSFPWQAYIRIGSSRCGGSLISRRHVVTAGHCVARATPRQVHVTLGDYVINSAVEPLPAYTFGVRRIDVHPYFKFTPQADRFDISVLTLERTVHFMPHIAPICLPEKNEDFLGKFGWAAGWGALNPGSRLRPKTLQAVDVPVIENRICERWHRQNGINVVIYQEMLCAGYRNGGKDSCQGDSGGPLMHDKNGRWYLIGVVSAGYSCASRGQPGIYHSVSKTVDWVSYVVGLTMNI encoded by the exons ATGTTAGTGGCCAGCACACGCAACACCTGGAGATGGAGCCAACAACTCACGTGGGCCATTAATCTGCTCGCCTACTGTTCCGCAGCCAGTGCCTCCTCCAGCGCCACACCCACCACATTAACGACGGCTGCTCTGCTGACGGGTCACCAGCTGCTGCCCTGGCAAACGGCGGCGGCCACCTCCACCTCGCCCTACACGACGCCCGCCACTGCCCGGAATCTGTATGCTCCCTACCAGAGCTTCAGCCAGCAGGACGATATCAGCTTCAAGGACGTGCGCCAGCGCAGCGATGGCACAGTGTTCCAATCCTTTGGTTCCTACCGCACCGCCCGGCAAATGAACGGAGGAGCCCAGCGTCGCTCTGACTCCTCAGCCGCCGTGGAGATCATACCAGCACCCTCCGTGGAACTGCCGCAGAGTGAGCTGATCACTGTGCCCAAGCAGCTGGTGCCCACGCTCCCGGAGAATGTGACGCGTCAGGGGAGGAGGCGCAACTACATGTACATTCCGCTGCAGACGGGAGGAGATGCCTCAGGAAGCTCGGATGCACTCCTGCAACTACGTCCAAGTAGAAATGCCACTTTGTCGGCTCTGGGACCACCCGCTGATGGCGTGGCAGCGGTGGCCCATGAGTTTGCCGCCGAACTGGCGACCCAGGGCAGTCCAGAGCAGCAGCCCCTTGAACTGGAACTCGATCCGGAGCGTAACGAACGCACGGAACGTAGTGATCTTCTGGCCTCGGCTAGCTCCACGGATAAGCTGGAGTACGCAGAGCCCCAGGAGAACACCAGTCGCCGGGTGGGCTTTCAGTTTCCCAGCTACAGCCTGAAGCCGGCCAGTCCCTTCCACCCGCAGGCCTATCGCGAGGATAATCCCATCTTCGGAGAGGCCGGAAGTAGCGGCGGCTATGAGCCACAGCCTTACAGCGAAGATGCTGGTCCACCTCCCACACAGTACGAGCAGCATGAGACGCGACACACTCGCCAGCTGTACTTTGACACGGAcactgcctcctcctccagcttcgAGTTCCCCGGTTTAGTGAGCAACTCCAAGCCCCATGGCCTCAAGATCTATCGTGATGACGTGACCAAGTTTGGTGATATCAATGGACCGATCACAGCCCTGCCCCAGCAGAGGCCGCAGCGCGGTTTCTACTTTGGCGACACGGAATTTCGGACGGGACCGCCTTCTCCAATACGCCAGTTTGGACCACAGAAGAACTTCCAGGAGTACGTGGCCCCCGGCGAGTACCAGGGATCGCGGAAGAGTCGCTATTATCCGTACAAGTCCTCGCGCAGTCCACGGGTGGTCTTTCCCGCCAACGACAATGTGGGCACCACCGGACCCAGTGGACCAGCAGGCGCCAGCGGACCCTCCGGCAATGGAGTCTACTTCAGTGACAATATAGCTTTCAG GGACCAGAACTTTGGCATCAATGAACTTTCCGCCGTGCAGGATGTGCGCAATGACTACAGCCTGCAGGATTTGGACAGCGCCTCGGAGGCCACCAGCAGTCCACAGTCGGCGAGCACGTTCAAGGAGAAAG TCGACATCACAACGGACACGGAGTGCCAGCATCGCGGCGGCACCTGCGAGTTCTTTCTGGGCTGCTGGCTCTCCGGCGGCCTCATTCAGGGCACCTGCGACGGACTCCTGCGGGGCTGTTGCCACCGGACGGCCAAGTCGGCCAATCTGGGCAGCTCGGACTTCGTCGGCAATGCCGTAGATCTGACCGATCTGCCGCAAAAGAACTTTGGACCGGTCAACAACGAACCCA GCTGCGGCATCTCGCTGGCCAAACAGACTGCCCAGCGGCGCATTGTGGGCGGCGATGATGCCGGCTTTGGCTCTTTCCCCTGGCAGGCCTACATCCGCATTGGCTCTTCCAG GTGCGGTGGTTCGTTGATCTCGCGGCGCCATGTGGTCACCGCCGGTCACTGTGTGGCCCGGGCCACTCCCCGCCAGGTGCACGTCACCCTGGGCGACTATGTGATCAACTCGGCCGTGGAACCGCTGCCCGCCTACACCTTTGGCGTCCGGCGAATCGATGTGCATCCCTACTTCAAGTTTACGCCGCAGGCGGATCGCTTTGACATCTCAGTGCTGACGCTGGAACGTACCGTGCACTTTATGCCACACATAG ctCCCATCTGCCTGCCGGAGAAGAACGAGGACTTTCTAGGCAAGTTCGGCTGGGCCGCCGGCTGGGGAGCTTTGAATCCGGGCTCTCGGCTGCGTCCCAAGACACTGCAGGCCGTGGATGTGCCGGTGATTGAGAACAGGATATGCGAGCGCTGGCACCGGCAGAACGGCATCAATGTGGTCATCTACCAGGAGATGCTGTGCGCAGGTTATCGCAATGGTGGCAAGGACTCGTGTCAGGGAGATTCGGGAGGACCGCTGATGCACGACAAGAATGGGCGCTGGTACTTGATAG GTGTGGTTTCTGCCGGCTACTCATGCGCCTCTCGAGGCCAGCCCGGCATCTACCACAGCGTGAGCAAGACCGTCGACTGGGTGTCCTACGTCGTTGGACTGACGATGAACATTTAG
- the LOC108078427 gene encoding uncharacterized protein isoform X2, which produces MLVASTRNTWRWSQQLTWAINLLAYCSAASASSSATPTTLTTAALLTGHQLLPWQTAAATSTSPYTTPATARNLYAPYQSFSQQDDISFKDVRQRSDGTVFQSFGSYRTARQMNGGAQRRSDSSAAVEIIPAPSVELPQSELITVPKQLVPTLPENVTRQGRRRNYMYIPLQTGGDASGSSDALLQLRPSRNATLSALGPPADGVAAVAHEFAAELATQGSPEQQPLELELDPERNERTERSDLLASASSTDKLEYAEPQENTSRRVGFQFPSYSLKPASPFHPQAYREDNPIFGEAGSSGGYEPQPYSEDAGPPPTQYEQHETRHTRQLYFDTDTASSSSFEFPGLVSNSKPHGLKIYRDDVTKFGDINGPITALPQQRPQRGFYFGDTEFRTGPPSPIRQFGPQKNFQEYVAPGEYQGSRKSRYYPYKSSRSPRVVFPANDNVGTTGPSGPAGASGPSGNGVYFSDNIAFRDQNFGINELSAVQDVRNDYSLQDLDSASEATSSPQSASTFKEKGCGISLAKQTAQRRIVGGDDAGFGSFPWQAYIRIGSSRCGGSLISRRHVVTAGHCVARATPRQVHVTLGDYVINSAVEPLPAYTFGVRRIDVHPYFKFTPQADRFDISVLTLERTVHFMPHIAPICLPEKNEDFLGKFGWAAGWGALNPGSRLRPKTLQAVDVPVIENRICERWHRQNGINVVIYQEMLCAGYRNGGKDSCQGDSGGPLMHDKNGRWYLIGVVSAGYSCASRGQPGIYHSVSKTVDWVSYVVGLTMNI; this is translated from the exons ATGTTAGTGGCCAGCACACGCAACACCTGGAGATGGAGCCAACAACTCACGTGGGCCATTAATCTGCTCGCCTACTGTTCCGCAGCCAGTGCCTCCTCCAGCGCCACACCCACCACATTAACGACGGCTGCTCTGCTGACGGGTCACCAGCTGCTGCCCTGGCAAACGGCGGCGGCCACCTCCACCTCGCCCTACACGACGCCCGCCACTGCCCGGAATCTGTATGCTCCCTACCAGAGCTTCAGCCAGCAGGACGATATCAGCTTCAAGGACGTGCGCCAGCGCAGCGATGGCACAGTGTTCCAATCCTTTGGTTCCTACCGCACCGCCCGGCAAATGAACGGAGGAGCCCAGCGTCGCTCTGACTCCTCAGCCGCCGTGGAGATCATACCAGCACCCTCCGTGGAACTGCCGCAGAGTGAGCTGATCACTGTGCCCAAGCAGCTGGTGCCCACGCTCCCGGAGAATGTGACGCGTCAGGGGAGGAGGCGCAACTACATGTACATTCCGCTGCAGACGGGAGGAGATGCCTCAGGAAGCTCGGATGCACTCCTGCAACTACGTCCAAGTAGAAATGCCACTTTGTCGGCTCTGGGACCACCCGCTGATGGCGTGGCAGCGGTGGCCCATGAGTTTGCCGCCGAACTGGCGACCCAGGGCAGTCCAGAGCAGCAGCCCCTTGAACTGGAACTCGATCCGGAGCGTAACGAACGCACGGAACGTAGTGATCTTCTGGCCTCGGCTAGCTCCACGGATAAGCTGGAGTACGCAGAGCCCCAGGAGAACACCAGTCGCCGGGTGGGCTTTCAGTTTCCCAGCTACAGCCTGAAGCCGGCCAGTCCCTTCCACCCGCAGGCCTATCGCGAGGATAATCCCATCTTCGGAGAGGCCGGAAGTAGCGGCGGCTATGAGCCACAGCCTTACAGCGAAGATGCTGGTCCACCTCCCACACAGTACGAGCAGCATGAGACGCGACACACTCGCCAGCTGTACTTTGACACGGAcactgcctcctcctccagcttcgAGTTCCCCGGTTTAGTGAGCAACTCCAAGCCCCATGGCCTCAAGATCTATCGTGATGACGTGACCAAGTTTGGTGATATCAATGGACCGATCACAGCCCTGCCCCAGCAGAGGCCGCAGCGCGGTTTCTACTTTGGCGACACGGAATTTCGGACGGGACCGCCTTCTCCAATACGCCAGTTTGGACCACAGAAGAACTTCCAGGAGTACGTGGCCCCCGGCGAGTACCAGGGATCGCGGAAGAGTCGCTATTATCCGTACAAGTCCTCGCGCAGTCCACGGGTGGTCTTTCCCGCCAACGACAATGTGGGCACCACCGGACCCAGTGGACCAGCAGGCGCCAGCGGACCCTCCGGCAATGGAGTCTACTTCAGTGACAATATAGCTTTCAG GGACCAGAACTTTGGCATCAATGAACTTTCCGCCGTGCAGGATGTGCGCAATGACTACAGCCTGCAGGATTTGGACAGCGCCTCGGAGGCCACCAGCAGTCCACAGTCGGCGAGCACGTTCAAGGAGAAAG GCTGCGGCATCTCGCTGGCCAAACAGACTGCCCAGCGGCGCATTGTGGGCGGCGATGATGCCGGCTTTGGCTCTTTCCCCTGGCAGGCCTACATCCGCATTGGCTCTTCCAG GTGCGGTGGTTCGTTGATCTCGCGGCGCCATGTGGTCACCGCCGGTCACTGTGTGGCCCGGGCCACTCCCCGCCAGGTGCACGTCACCCTGGGCGACTATGTGATCAACTCGGCCGTGGAACCGCTGCCCGCCTACACCTTTGGCGTCCGGCGAATCGATGTGCATCCCTACTTCAAGTTTACGCCGCAGGCGGATCGCTTTGACATCTCAGTGCTGACGCTGGAACGTACCGTGCACTTTATGCCACACATAG ctCCCATCTGCCTGCCGGAGAAGAACGAGGACTTTCTAGGCAAGTTCGGCTGGGCCGCCGGCTGGGGAGCTTTGAATCCGGGCTCTCGGCTGCGTCCCAAGACACTGCAGGCCGTGGATGTGCCGGTGATTGAGAACAGGATATGCGAGCGCTGGCACCGGCAGAACGGCATCAATGTGGTCATCTACCAGGAGATGCTGTGCGCAGGTTATCGCAATGGTGGCAAGGACTCGTGTCAGGGAGATTCGGGAGGACCGCTGATGCACGACAAGAATGGGCGCTGGTACTTGATAG GTGTGGTTTCTGCCGGCTACTCATGCGCCTCTCGAGGCCAGCCCGGCATCTACCACAGCGTGAGCAAGACCGTCGACTGGGTGTCCTACGTCGTTGGACTGACGATGAACATTTAG